The nucleotide window GGCACAGGAAACCCCGCAGTCAAGCAAAGGAGGCTTCGCCAGATATCTTACCGGAAGTTATAGGAGGCCCCAATCGGATACCGCATCCATCCTCTCAAAGAAAGATACAGcggatggcgatgatgatgctagTATGAAGGAGACTCAGTCAAACGATGATCTGCCTTTGAAAGACAAGGACTTGACGAACGCGGTTTTGGAGCTCAACAGTTACTTGGCTGGAACACGTGCTCGATTACAACGGGTGATTGATCCTGTTACTGGAAACCTGAAACCTCGAAGTGATCGAAATGGTTCATCAGAAGAAATAGCAGAGAAGTTTCTGCGCATAGGGCTCGATGATTCTGAGAAGAAACTTGAGGAGGAGCTCCGAAACACCTTTCGTTTAGTCGACACAACTTTGTTTCGAGCATACATGTTTTCTCGACCAACTCTAGCAAGCTCTCTGTTTCGAATTCCCAACTTCTGCGACCCTAATGTGGTCAACGAAAAGCTTTTGGAACACAATCGCTATACTGAGCTGGTGGATTTCTTCTACGGTAAGAGGCTACATAAGGAGGCTTTGGAACTTCTACGACGATTTGGAGCCGCTCAAGAACCCGACGAGGCCGCACCAACACTTCACGGACCGCAGCGCACCATTCAATACCTCAAAAATCTGCCACCGTCAGAAATTGACCTCATCCTTGAGCATGCAGAATGGACCCTCAAAGCCAATCCAGATGAGGCCTTGGAGATCTTCACAGGCGACACAGAGAATGCGGAGACCCTTCCACGAGAACGGGTTGTCTCCTTCCTACATGATGTTGATACACAGTTGGAAGGACGCTATCTAGAGCATATCATCACCGAGCTTGAAGATATGACACCAGACCTTCACGACCGATTAGTTGAGCTCTATGTAGAaaacttgaagaagatggacaagGGTGACAAGTGGGATGAAATGATGAATCACTTCATCGAGTTCTTGAGACAGCCGGGGCAGGTTTACAGTCTCAGCAGGGCGTTTAGATTGATTCCCAGAGATGGTAAGATTCATATACAGTTACGTGGTGATCTATACTGACTTGCATCGACTTAGACCCAGTATTTTACGAAGCACAGGCTGTGGTATTGAGCAACATGAACCAACACAAACAAGCCCTTGAGATCTATGtattcaagatgaaggactACCAGAAAGCTGAACAGTATGTCGTTCACCTGTCGTTCCATCGGCTCAGAAGCTAACTTTAGTAGATACTGTAACCGAGTCAACTCGACTCAAGATACTGCTCCATCACCTCAGCcaaatgagaagaatgaaacTGGAGAGGATCCTGAGACTTCTACACCATCTATTTATCACACCCTTCTATCGCTCTATCTTCAACCGTCACCACCCAACAAGCCCAATCTAGAACCAGCACTGGACCTTCTTTCAAAGCATGGATCACGTCTCCCAGCAACATCAACTCTAGGACTCATTCCAGACGACCTTCCCGTTCGGTCACTTGAGTCTTACTTCCGAGGCCGCATTCGGTCGGCAAATAGTCTGGTCAACGAGGCAAGAATCGTCGCTGGTCTGCGACAGGCTGAAGGCATATCTATCGCGGCGAGGCTGCACCTTGGTGACGATGTACAGGGAGGGCAAGGCGGGCGTAACAGGCACGTTGCCATCACAGACGAGCGGCACTGCGTCGTGTGCCACAAGAAACTTGGGGGAGGTATGCGTATTGGCGGGAGCGTTGTGGCTGTCCTGCCGGATAACACCGTGGTGCACTACGGCTGTTTGAACCGGGCAACAGGGAACAAAGTAGACGCATCCCAAGCGCCAAGTTGGGGTCGAGGATTTTAGACGATTCGTTTATGCTGGATGGGAGCATCGTTTCGGAGAGCATTTGCATGGATTGGATCAGTGGTAGCCAGTATGATATTTCTCAAATACCCTTCATATTCGAACACATCTTGCTGCTGAAGGGTTTGCAGTCGTTCGCGAGAAGTTGGTTGCCTCATTCCTCCCCTTCCTGCACCTCCTCGCCATagttctcttcctctttggcCTCGGCCGCGGCATCTCTCGCCTTGTCCTGCTCCATTCGCGCTGTGAGCTCTTTATTGATAGTGTCTTGAGTGTCGGCGACAGAGGCGCGCAGAGCCTTTAGGTATGACGACTTGTCGGCCGTGgaggttggagatgagatTGCAGGAAGGGTGTGAGCAACCTTGAACGGTTCACTCGCTGGGGAGGTGTAGTCTGTGGTGAGAGTTGGTTGCGACATTTTGGTTTTGGTTATTGTGATTGGCGTTGGAAGAAGATCGAAGTCTAGACTTGGATGTGGTGTTTTGACGACGTGGGGTTGTAGAATAAGGACCCCACCTCCGGTGTTCGCAGAGATGTAGGGTGAGCAATGACGGAACAATATATCATGAAACGAGTTTAATCACATAGGTAGCCTACAAGATCCAATCCCACATCAAGCGGCTGAAAGTTTGCAATCCTGTATTTTGGCCCAGTCTCCCTTCAGCCATTATATCCATTGCAATAAACGTGCTTCAAAAGGCAATTCCGTTCTAAAAGCCATGTTAGTCAGCGAAGTGGTTTGATGAAGGATAAGTAGgtcaggtaggtaggtaggtaggtaatctGGTCAACTCCAGGTTAAGCCGATAACCACTTCAAGAGCATTCAGTATCTCCACATCCGCTCAGCATTGATAAGAACTCTCGATAccgtcattctcatcaaggaCAAAGCGACAACCGCGACTCAACCTCACCAACGCCGAAACAAACCTCAAACACCTTTCGTGCCTGGGACCCTGTCCATCCGGGCTCGCATCTCTTTGGGTCTCAAGATGCAACGACGGCCCAGGCGCCGCATAAAACAATAATGCAACCCTCACGCTCTCAACCCCGCGGCCCCGGCAGCTTCGCTCCTCTATCGAGCTCATCCGCCCAACCCTCGCAGCTTTCGACATCATCGCGACCTGCTCTGCGCCGAGTAGAGACCtcggacgatgaggatgagacacCTCGGCCGTCCATCACAATACCAAAGTCGCGACCGCCTCCTCAACCACAACCATCATCTCCTGCGACCCCGATATATGCCCAGTTCACGACCCATGGAAACTCTAGCACCGCGAGCTTAGGACATCACAACTTTTCAAGGCCGGCAAACGCACGATCTGTGACCCAGGGATCACCGGCCACACTTGTCAAGGGCCATGCGCGCAAGCATTCGGCGACCCAAGGCTCATTCGAGCCTACGCTACCATCTATGAGTACATCGAATCTTTCATCCCACCTCGGAATGTCACATCACAATATGTCGACCGCTTCAGCATCCGCGGCagcggctgctgctgccgccgccaCAGCCTCCAATGTCAACTTGTCGGCAAGTCAGATTGCTGCGCAGGCTGCTGTCATGTCGCACCAGAATCATTCGCGCCAGAGATCGCAGACCGTGCCTTTCCCTGGCGATCAAAACGACGGAGTGCGCCGCGGAAGCGGAAGTAAGGGGCCTACGAGTCCCCcgatgttgagcttgacggAGGCGAGTGCGCCGCGGGACAGTGGGTTTGGCAATCATGGAGGACATGGTGATCGACTGGGCGGGCCTCACTCTTCCGCTGCTACAGCTGCCGCCAATGTCGTGTTTCCTCGATCTGGACACAATTCCCCGAGAGCGTCGCCTCAGCCATACTCGcaaccaccacctccacccCCTGCGTCCGAGAAACCGTTCAAGGCAGAAAAGCCAAAGGTCAAGCTATTCTCCCGCCCAGGAAAGATTAGCACAAAAGGTGATGCGAAGGAAAAGCCACTGCCAAGCCCAGGAAAGATTGGCTCGGCTCTGTCAGCACTTCAGCGTGGCAACTTCAGCACAAACAGTCTCGTTGACTCGAGCAATCAGTCCATATACAACCTTACCAACTCGTCTTCAGCCACGATCCGGCCTATCGAAACACCCACCGAGGATAGAGAAAGGGACaaggaaaaaggaaaagagaaggaaaagaagcacCACTTTCTTTCACGGCAAAaacacaagctcaaggatgagTATCATCTCCCACTATCATCAGCTGCCAGCAATTCGTTACCAACAGATCCCAATGCGCCAAACCCTTTGTATAACTTCAACATTCCTCCGAGCCCTGGCCCCAACTCCTCTACCTTTGCCAAGGCCAAAAAGGATAAGAAACTCGGTGAGCGATCCGACAGTCGCCTGGAGAGCGAGTCAAGTTTCAATTTGCAGAGTGAATGGCCAGGACCAAGTAGTCTACCGTCTCTGTCTCAGCAGTCGACAATGTATGATCCTGTCGATCCCGGAAAGCTCGGTCTTCACAACCACATGTCGCTGGACGATGCGTGGCCGTACCTGAAGGCAAAGCTATTGGCCATATTTGAAGGGGAAGACCTGCGTCTCCCAGTTGAAGACTTCAACAGAGTTGTACAAATGCATATACAGTGGTGCATGCATAGACGCTCACCAAATACCATGTTGGAGGATCTTCGAGAGCTCTTACACACGGGGTTCTTGTCACTTGACCGGACATTACGTCAAACCCCAGAAGACCGATTTATACCAACGTTGGTTGAGCTCTGGATGTTTACCTTTACTTCCATACTGCCATATATGCAAGCCGTCTTCCTCCCACTCGATATGGAGGTGTCAGGGTGCGGTACACTTATGACCGGAGAGCAGGCACGGGACTTCTGGGGCGGAGCTATAGCATCTGCATCTACTTCAGAGAGACCAGCCCGTGTGGCACCGGCACCAGCAGTTCTCGATGTTAGGAGGCTGGTGCTCATCGCCTACAGGGATACAGTGATTCTACCGCGGTACGAGACACTCAAGACAATATTCTCCCGACTATCTCTTGAGTTCCTGCCCTCGTCGCTTGCAAGTATGGCCATGTCTTCCCCCCCTGAAGCATCACTGTCTACCTCTCCTTCTGAATCTTTCGGCCGACCCGGCACAGCTATGTCTCTCGACCCGTCTAATGCTTCGTATAACTCTACGAGTACAACTCTTCTTGGTGAAGGATCGGCAGGCGGCCGTAGCCGTGCGATCAGTAACGTCAGCTTCGGCAGCCACGGGAGTGATGGTGGTCTACGACCATTCACACCGTCTGGTGGCGGAATCCCACCACCGCCTTCTCTAGGCAGCCTACGGGAACGTGAGCAGAATGTCGAGGACTCTAAGCACATTACGGAGATGGTTGGCCGGATGCTGCAGTGTATGAGTGTTTTGTCGGGCGTGTCGGCGGGTGATGCAGGTGCAGAAGGCAATGAGAGGGTGGTAGAGCTATgtaagatgttgaagctaaACTGGCTTGGAAGAGGAAGGACAGGAAGAAACAGGAGAGGCATGGTAGGCGGCAGGGTGAGAAGGGACGATATGAGAGTTGAAGTTCGTGTCTAGCAGCTTACGTGCAAGTTAACGCATGGCATGGTGATGAGCAATGTATTACAATCTATGAACCAGCATCCGAACTGCAACCTCATCCCTAAGAATATGAATTTCCAGATATGATGCCAAATGAGGGCCCAAGACCAGCTATTCAGCTAAGTTAGTCCCTACATGGCAAAGCACAAGAGGTGGAATGTAGCTAGGCGAGCTTAGCACTCAGTCATGACCTCAGTTGTCATGATAAATTACCATCATGACACTACAAGCATGTACAACATCACGAGAAGGGCACAAGCAATATTACGGAATTGAAGGCGAGACACAAAAATCATGATCAGGTTTGATTATGCTATCATACTTAGAGCGAGAAGTGGTCTCCATGGCAACATCTAAAAACTTTTTCAGTTAGCTTCATGACCCATTAAAAGATAGTCGACAGCAAGAGTGAAGATATGGTGTTTGATCAGACATCCAAGGAAGAATAAACCCTCATCTGTCCCAGAAAAGGCTCGATCGGGACTCGAGTGGAAACTGCGAATTAAGAGGAAATTTTCATCATGCAAAACGGAGTAGTTGGTGTGTGGAATAAAGATGAGCAGAAACTTACGTTAGTTCTCAAAAACCTTCGTGAAGCTGCTGGGTCAGTTGTATGGTAATAGCACATTATTCGAATCTGTAACAGCGATGTTAGCAAGGCTGGCAAGGTATGTGTGTGCTAGAAAGGCTGAGTGTGGTTGTGTAGTCAGACGTTGATACTGGCAAGTAACAGGCCTAGGGCCCGAATACAGAACTTCTTCATGGTCGATTCAGTTGGGAAAAGAAGAGTGTAACTAGTGTCATCATGCAGAGGGGAGGCAGTGCTGGGAGGTAAAAGTGAGGGGGTAGTGATGCTTACCATTCAAATGCAGACTGGTCGCGAGGCTGCAATGAAAAATTTGCTAGCCAAACAAACCGCCAAAAGCAAACATCCATCACAACCAACACATCGGCAAGTCGCTCAAGCGAATCCGTTCAAAATCAAAACAGCTGCTCCAGAAAGACAGTCGTCGTACGATCTCGCGTGTTGTGCTGATGTGAGGAGGTAGGCAGAGGcgttttgttgttgttgggaaGGGTTGAAGCTTGCAGGAAGAAAATTAAGAGCCGCATCGAGAGAAGATATTGAAAGACAGTGCAGGAAAATTTGTCATTTGCGCAGCACTGTGCTGGGTTCACGTGACCGGCATCCTATCCTCTTTCGATACTAGCGGCGGAAGCCAGTTCAAGGCCCTCTTCAATATCGCGATAGATGCATGAAGCAATTTGTCTTGTCCTCCACctgtgatggatggatggataatGGATTGTCTGTCTTAGAACCAGCTCGTTAGCGGTCTCATGTCATGATTCTGTGAGATTCTGCCAACTTTTCTTATTGAAAAGTGTGCTACCTCAGTATTGCTTTTTTTGTGGAAGTCAAAATTTGATCActcactttttttttttgtgtgtgtgtgtgtgtgtgtgtgtgtgtgtttggAGGAACAGCCAACACAACACAGTTGAAAGATCAATGCCGGCACGTAGGCAGGCTGGCAAGTAGGTTGAGATTTGGGACATCCCGGTTCTAGGGACCTTCGCGTGTCGTCAGGGATCCAAGAGAAGATTCGCTATAAGGGGGGAGTGGCTTCAAGTTTTACGTATAATATTTTTCTATCGAGTAGCTCATTCGAAAGCTTATTGAGACAAATTAAGGGGACCAGCAGCTGTCAGGTTTGTGTCCTTTATTGGCTGCTTTGTTTCGTCAATGCCGGATCCGCACAAGTCTCATACTTCAATAAGAGCATAAAAATCCACTCTTATCTCGGGGCTCTGGTCCGAATCCACCGACGAGTTTATCCACTCCCTGTCCGTCAACGAATCAGAGCCGTTTCTGCAACTATGCAACCCCACCCGCCCAACTCTGCCAGATGCAAAGGTCCAATGGCTCCCCCAAAAGTCTACGACCCAGAGATTGTGACAGAGAACGAGCGAGTTGAGTGAGATCTCCCCTGGTCTGTAAGAGCAAGCCCGTCGATCATTATCGAATCTCTATCGGCATCGAATGTACCTCGACGCAGTCACTGCCACCCTGAGATCTCTTGTCTGAGAGGATAATCGCAGACAAGCCAGCGAGATCTGAGATCTAACTTACTTTTTCGAACTCACACTCTCTTGGTCTTATACCGACGGTCCACGCCTGGGTCGACAATCCGCTTGCTTGCCTTGCTTCCATGGTTCCGTCTAACTAGTCCACAGGCTCCCTCTTAGGTAGACTACAACTGGACAACCACCAGCACCCTTCCTTTACTCGAGTGTCTGCCAACTTCTCCCActtcttttctccttcttctcttcttcttattTTCGACAAACTTTCAGCTTG belongs to Fusarium musae strain F31 chromosome 9, whole genome shotgun sequence and includes:
- a CDS encoding hypothetical protein (EggNog:ENOG41), producing the protein MQPSRSQPRGPGSFAPLSSSSAQPSQLSTSSRPALRRVETSDDEDETPRPSITIPKSRPPPQPQPSSPATPIYAQFTTHGNSSTASLGHHNFSRPANARSVTQGSPATLVKGHARKHSATQGSFEPTLPSMSTSNLSSHLGMSHHNMSTASASAAAAAAAAATASNVNLSASQIAAQAAVMSHQNHSRQRSQTVPFPGDQNDGVRRGSGSKGPTSPPMLSLTEASAPRDSGFGNHGGHGDRLGGPHSSAATAAANVVFPRSGHNSPRASPQPYSQPPPPPPASEKPFKAEKPKVKLFSRPGKISTKGDAKEKPLPSPGKIGSALSALQRGNFSTNSLVDSSNQSIYNLTNSSSATIRPIETPTEDRERDKEKGKEKEKKHHFLSRQKHKLKDEYHLPLSSAASNSLPTDPNAPNPLYNFNIPPSPGPNSSTFAKAKKDKKLGERSDSRLESESSFNLQSEWPGPSSLPSLSQQSTMYDPVDPGKLGLHNHMSLDDAWPYLKAKLLAIFEGEDLRLPVEDFNRVVQMHIQWCMHRRSPNTMLEDLRELLHTGFLSLDRTLRQTPEDRFIPTLVELWMFTFTSILPYMQAVFLPLDMEVSGCGTLMTGEQARDFWGGAIASASTSERPARVAPAPAVLDVRRLVLIAYRDTVILPRYETLKTIFSRLSLEFLPSSLASMAMSSPPEASLSTSPSESFGRPGTAMSLDPSNASYNSTSTTLLGEGSAGGRSRAISNVSFGSHGSDGGLRPFTPSGGGIPPPPSLGSLREREQNVEDSKHITEMVGRMLQCMSVLSGVSAGDAGAEGNERVVELCKMLKLNWLGRGRTGRNRRGMVGGRVRRDDMRVEVRV
- a CDS encoding hypothetical protein (EggNog:ENOG41~BUSCO:EOG09260OCI) — protein: MLSAFTARPIIELRQKDKSKIETILAQGDRVLVGLNNGALRIYRLNELSDPPQNGSADTNANGSSSAAGENHNTPQRSEKPTDLMREVERFSTRAIEQLAIIKDANTIVSLSNYHVSFHDLKTYELIETLSRTKNASCFASTSNIVKDPDTGIPEIVSRLAVAVKRKLLLWSWLESELSEDVDEIVLPESIRSVTWANATKLVCGMNGGYVMVDVVTCEVEDIVSPGSGPAAGQTSRFGAMSSAGMGYMGLGGYMPKPLAAKLAEGEMLLAKDINTLFIDDDGKPLDRRQIPWNHAPESIGYSYPYILALQAPSKGSLEVRNPITLSSLQNLSLPGASQLHFPSPTYSLAHAGKGFHISSERCVWKMDSTDYDSQVQELVDGGHFDEAISILEMLEDALLKNKAQTLREVKMLKAEGLFKKKKYRQAMDLFNEDTVHAPPERVLRMFPPSIAGELSAWAGREEEEEELDDTPGTPKKTNGTRPTTPEPVEQAQETPQSSKGGFARYLTGSYRRPQSDTASILSKKDTADGDDDASMKETQSNDDLPLKDKDLTNAVLELNSYLAGTRARLQRVIDPVTGNLKPRSDRNGSSEEIAEKFLRIGLDDSEKKLEEELRNTFRLVDTTLFRAYMFSRPTLASSLFRIPNFCDPNVVNEKLLEHNRYTELVDFFYGKRLHKEALELLRRFGAAQEPDEAAPTLHGPQRTIQYLKNLPPSEIDLILEHAEWTLKANPDEALEIFTGDTENAETLPRERVVSFLHDVDTQLEGRYLEHIITELEDMTPDLHDRLVELYVENLKKMDKGDKWDEMMNHFIEFLRQPGQVYSLSRAFRLIPRDDPVFYEAQAVVLSNMNQHKQALEIYVFKMKDYQKAEQYCNRVNSTQDTAPSPQPNEKNETGEDPETSTPSIYHTLLSLYLQPSPPNKPNLEPALDLLSKHGSRLPATSTLGLIPDDLPVRSLESYFRGRIRSANSLVNEARIVAGLRQAEGISIAARLHLGDDVQGGQGGRNRHVAITDERHCVVCHKKLGGGMRIGGSVVAVLPDNTVVHYGCLNRATGNKVDASQAPSWGRGF